Part of the Streptomyces sp. NBC_01460 genome, TCATGTCGAATCTCCCCTCCCGAAGAGGGGGGTGGCTGCTGGCCATGACGCTCGTTTGACGCCCGCAGACGGTAGAGCGGGCCGCTGAGTAGGCTCTGAACTGCGCTTTTCCGGGCCTGCTGGAACCGACATCTTTTCGATGACTCATCACGTGAAGAGCGCGGTGCACGGAAGCCGTCGCTCCTGGTTCGAAGTCCCAGAAAAGTCCCAGGGACTCCGTCACACCCCGCCTCGACTCGCATTTGTGCAGGTCAGAAGGGGTGTGACGGTGTTTCTTCTGCAGGCTTTCAGATGTCCCGGAAGATCTCGATCTGCGCCCCCACCGAGTTCAGCCGCTCCGCCAGTTCCTCGTAGCCGCGGTTGATGACGTAGACGTTGCGCAGCACGGACGTGCCCTCGGCGGCCATCATCGCGAGCAGAACGACCACCGCCGGGCGCAGTGCGGGCGGGCACATCATCTCGGCGGCGCGCCAGCGGGTCGGGCCCTCGACCAGGACGCGGTGCGGGTCCAGGAGCTGGAGCCGGCCGCCGAGGCGGTTGAGGTCGGTGAGGTAGATGGCTCGGTTGTCGTAGACCCAGTCGTGGATCAGGGTCTGCCCGTGCGCGGACGCGGCGATCGCGGCGAAGAACGGCACGTTGTCGATGTTCAGCCCGGGGAAGGGCATCGGGTGGATCTTGTCGATGGGCGCCTCCAGTTTGGAGGGGCGGACCGTCAGGTCCACCAGCCGCGTGCGGCCGTTGTCGGCGGCGTACTCCGCCGTGCGGTCGCAGTCGACGCCCATCTCCTCCAGGACCGCCAGCTCGATCTCCAGGAACTCGATCGGGACGCGACGGATCGTCAGCTCGGACTCCGTCACCACGGCGGCGGCCAGCAGGCTCATCGCCTCGACCGGGTCCTCGGAAGGGGAGTAGTCGACGTCCACGTCGATCTCGGGGACGCCGTGCACCGTGAGGGTCGTCGTTCCGACGCCCTCGACGCGTACGCCCAGTGCCTCCAGGAAGAAGCACAGGTCCTGGACCATGTAGTTGGAGGACGCGTTGCGGATGACCGTCGTGCCGTCGTGCCGGGCGGCGGCCAGCAGAGCGTTCTCGGTCACCGTGTCGCCGCGTTCCGTCAGGACGATCGGGCGGCCCGGCCGGACCTCGTGGTCGACCTGCGCGTGGTAGAGCCCGTCGGTCGCCGCGATCTCCAGGCCGAAGCGTCGCAGCGCGATCATGTGCGGCTCGATCGTGCGCGTGCCGAGGTCGCACCCGCCGGCGTACGGCAGGGTGAAGCGGTCCAGGCGGTGCAGCAGCGGGCCGAGGAACATGATGATGGAGCGGGTCCGGCGCGCCGCGTCCGCGTCGATCGACTCCAGCTCGAGCTGTGCGGGCGGCAGGATCTCGAGGTCGACGCCGTCGTTGATCCAGCGGGTGCGCACGCCGATGGAGTTGAGGACCTCCAGCAGGCGGAAGACCTCCTCGATGCGGGCCACCCGGCGCAGCACGGTGCGGCCCTTGTTGAGCAGTGAGCCGCAGAGCAGCGCGACGCACGCGTTCTTGCTCGTCTTGACGTCGATGGAGCCGGAGAGCCGGCGTCCGCCGACCACCCGCAGATGCATGGGTCCGGCGTAGCCGAGCGACACGATCTCGCTGTCGAGGGCCTCGCCGATGCGGGCGATCATCTCAAGGCTGATGTTCTGGTTGCCGCGCTCGATGCGGTTGACGGCGCTCTGGCTCGTGGCGAGCGCCTCGGCGAGCTGACTCTGTGTCCAGCCGCGGTGCTGGCGGGCGTCACGGATGAGCTTGCCGATGCGGGCGAGGTAGTCGTCTTCCATAGCCGCACGCTATCTCAGATATGAGATGAAGCTCGCAGCGGGGTGTGAGGTTCAGGTGACCGTCCTGTGCCGGACCGCAGGGCAGGCGCCCGATTCGAGCATCGGACGCGCCCGGCGGCCCGGCGTGCCGGGCTGCGCCGAACGGGTGAGGGTCAGCCCTTGCGGCGACGTGTCGTCTTCCGCCAGCCGAACGGACCCGGCAGGTCCATGGACGTGGTGCGCCGGCCTGTGCTGCTGTGGGTGCGCTTCGGGCCGTGCCGTCCACCGGTCGTGACGGACCACGAGCGACGGTTGATGTTCAGCCGGACGCCCGGAAGGATCTGGAAACTCTTGCGGAATGTGAGCGGCATCTGCGCCTCCTCTGTCAGGAGTACGGGTATCCCGAAGTCGCCTGCTCATGCGTGTCCGCCGAGCCCTGTCGTCGCAGTCCCGGCCGCGTCGTCTCCTCCAGCAGCTCCCGCACATGGTGGTAGGGGCAGCCAGCAGCTCGCGTCATGCCTGCTGTACGCGGATGCGTCGGCCCTCGTCCGCGCCTCCGTGCCTCCGTGCCTCCGTGCCTGCGGGTCAGGCCGGTCGGCTCACCTGATGCCGAGCGCCAGGCAGAAGTCCACCCGGTTGTGCAGGGTCGCCAGGCTGTGTCCCGTGAGCTGTTCGACGCGCCGGAGGCGGTAGCGCAGGGTGTTGACGTGGATGTGCAGTTGCTGCGCGCACCGCTGCCAGGACCCGGACGCGTCGAGGAACGCGCTGAGGGTGCCGACGAGGTCGCTGTGGTGCTCGGCGTCGTATCGCTCCAGTACGCCGATGAGGCGCTCCCTGTACAGCAGGCGCACCTCGTCCGGGACGGCGGCGAGCAGCATCAGGTGGGAGGAGAGCGCCTCGGGGCCGGCGGTCCGCACGGCGCCCGTGCCGAGCCGGGCCACACGCTGGGCCTGCCGGGCCTCCTCCAGCATCCGGCGCAGCCCCTCCTGTCCTGTCGCGGGACCTGAGACTCCGATCGCGGCCCAGCCGTGCGCGAGGAACGGGTCGAGCCTGCGGGCGGCCTCCGTGAGCCGTTCGCAGAGTGAGGGGTCGCCGTCGGCGGCCGGTACGAACATCAGGTGCCCGTCCGGCGCCGT contains:
- a CDS encoding helix-turn-helix domain-containing protein; this translates as MEDDYLARIGKLIRDARQHRGWTQSQLAEALATSQSAVNRIERGNQNISLEMIARIGEALDSEIVSLGYAGPMHLRVVGGRRLSGSIDVKTSKNACVALLCGSLLNKGRTVLRRVARIEEVFRLLEVLNSIGVRTRWINDGVDLEILPPAQLELESIDADAARRTRSIIMFLGPLLHRLDRFTLPYAGGCDLGTRTIEPHMIALRRFGLEIAATDGLYHAQVDHEVRPGRPIVLTERGDTVTENALLAAARHDGTTVIRNASSNYMVQDLCFFLEALGVRVEGVGTTTLTVHGVPEIDVDVDYSPSEDPVEAMSLLAAAVVTESELTIRRVPIEFLEIELAVLEEMGVDCDRTAEYAADNGRTRLVDLTVRPSKLEAPIDKIHPMPFPGLNIDNVPFFAAIAASAHGQTLIHDWVYDNRAIYLTDLNRLGGRLQLLDPHRVLVEGPTRWRAAEMMCPPALRPAVVVLLAMMAAEGTSVLRNVYVINRGYEELAERLNSVGAQIEIFRDI
- a CDS encoding DUF4236 domain-containing protein — its product is MPLTFRKSFQILPGVRLNINRRSWSVTTGGRHGPKRTHSSTGRRTTSMDLPGPFGWRKTTRRRKG